From the genome of Ornithobacterium rhinotracheale, one region includes:
- a CDS encoding SusC/RagA family TonB-linked outer membrane protein, producing the protein MKKILMSACLCFALGQMQTYAQVNEGKISYEVTQEVPLADFLSSLQSRTNVKIHFNKEDLKDINISPVDFKDESLADIGDYLSANLPVNVDFNNGEMYVSNLFGKGIYGIGNNVALDDLVVTALGIKREEKALSYTIQKLDQEELTRVKDANFVNSLNGKVAGVQINRSASGVGGATKVVMRGAKSIEGNNNVLYVIDGIPMINSANRGGDGTGFGGSASGEGISSINPEDIESVNVLSGPAAAALYGANAANGVILINTKRGSEGKTSINISTSVETSSPFVMPEFQNTYGSENGSYWSWGKKLDEPSDYNPKDFFQTGFTYNNSFNLSTGNKINQTFFSASAVNADGIVPNNKYHRYNATLRNTAKLFDEKLTLDASASYVREYSNNMISFGSYFNPIVGAYLYPRGRNFDQEKYFERYDAGLGYNTQYWSPGDMGMGIDNPYWISYRNLRPEAKDRFMFYASAKYDFSKHLNLSTRFRLDNTFGEREDKRYASTNNIFAGPKGRYTYSSDFVKQRYADAILNYNKDFLSDFNINLNVGTSFEDSDAKGRGYGGQLLLVPNKFTYTNIDPSKSTPSETGGNSRERNYAFFSSAEISWNNALYLTLTGRTDRNSKLVNTDSEWVFYPSVGLSAVVTELLSPNLKASIKPTLGYLKVRASYTDVASPLTKTGITKGTVTRKINGGSIDAFEFYPLSEYSKQTTRSWEVGMDAKMFNNALSLGVTLYKSNTLDQLISASLSGTSGYKFMYYQSGNLENKGIEATLGFNKRITKDLKYNTTVTATANRNKIVALGGDIKNPVNGQTIPIKSIQLGRYILEEGGSFGDVYGFEQIKRDQDGYFEYNPGGGLVTEKVKPFKLGSINPDWNLGWSHSFDYKGFNLYLLFNARLGGIVISKTQAALDKYGVSKRSAESRDANGVELGNILVDPRTFYDVVYNLDSYNTYSATNVRLQQASIGYTFNKELLGGNIKNLSLSIIGTNLWMIYNKAPYDPELTASTGYLGQGFDYFMLPSLRNIGVSLKFGL; encoded by the coding sequence ATGAAAAAAATTCTAATGAGTGCGTGCCTGTGTTTTGCCTTGGGGCAAATGCAAACTTATGCACAGGTGAATGAAGGAAAGATCAGCTATGAGGTTACACAAGAAGTTCCCCTAGCCGATTTCTTGAGCTCTCTACAGAGCCGAACAAATGTTAAAATTCATTTTAACAAAGAGGATTTAAAAGACATCAACATTAGTCCTGTTGACTTCAAAGACGAAAGTCTTGCAGATATTGGGGATTACCTTTCTGCAAATTTACCAGTAAATGTCGATTTCAATAATGGCGAGATGTATGTGAGCAACCTTTTTGGAAAAGGTATTTATGGTATAGGTAACAATGTTGCACTTGATGATTTGGTGGTAACGGCATTGGGTATCAAAAGAGAAGAAAAAGCGTTGAGTTATACCATTCAAAAGTTGGATCAAGAGGAGCTTACTCGTGTAAAGGATGCAAACTTTGTAAATAGCTTGAATGGTAAAGTTGCTGGGGTACAAATCAATAGAAGTGCATCCGGTGTTGGTGGAGCTACTAAGGTTGTGATGCGCGGGGCTAAGTCTATTGAAGGTAACAACAATGTGCTTTATGTAATTGATGGTATTCCAATGATAAACTCTGCTAATCGTGGAGGCGATGGAACTGGATTTGGTGGTAGCGCGTCTGGAGAAGGGATTTCAAGCATCAATCCAGAGGATATAGAAAGCGTAAACGTATTGAGTGGGCCTGCGGCTGCTGCACTTTACGGAGCTAATGCAGCAAATGGTGTCATCTTAATTAATACAAAGCGTGGCTCTGAAGGAAAAACTTCTATTAACATATCCACATCGGTAGAAACTTCATCTCCGTTTGTGATGCCAGAATTTCAAAACACATATGGAAGCGAAAACGGTTCATATTGGTCTTGGGGTAAAAAACTGGATGAGCCAAGCGATTATAATCCAAAAGATTTCTTCCAAACTGGCTTTACTTACAACAATTCATTTAATTTATCTACTGGAAATAAAATTAACCAGACTTTTTTTTCAGCCTCTGCTGTGAATGCCGATGGAATTGTGCCTAACAATAAATACCATAGATACAATGCTACTTTAAGAAATACGGCAAAATTATTTGACGAGAAACTCACCTTAGATGCATCTGCTAGCTATGTAAGAGAATATTCAAACAACATGATCTCTTTTGGCTCATATTTCAACCCTATTGTAGGAGCTTACTTGTACCCAAGAGGTAGAAACTTTGATCAAGAGAAATATTTTGAAAGATACGATGCAGGACTTGGTTACAATACTCAGTATTGGAGCCCTGGCGATATGGGTATGGGAATCGATAACCCTTATTGGATCTCTTATAGAAATTTAAGACCTGAAGCGAAAGACAGATTTATGTTCTATGCATCGGCTAAGTACGATTTTAGCAAACATTTAAATTTATCAACCCGTTTTAGACTTGATAACACATTCGGAGAAAGAGAAGATAAGCGATATGCCTCAACCAACAATATTTTTGCAGGACCAAAAGGAAGATATACTTACTCCTCTGATTTTGTAAAGCAAAGATATGCAGATGCTATCCTAAACTATAATAAAGACTTCTTATCTGACTTCAACATCAATCTGAATGTAGGTACATCTTTCGAGGATTCAGATGCAAAAGGTCGCGGATATGGAGGGCAATTATTACTAGTGCCTAACAAATTCACCTACACGAATATAGATCCATCTAAATCCACTCCATCGGAAACAGGAGGAAATAGCAGAGAACGAAACTATGCATTCTTCTCTTCTGCTGAAATTTCATGGAACAACGCCTTATACTTGACTTTAACTGGAAGAACAGATAGAAACTCTAAGCTCGTGAACACAGATAGCGAATGGGTATTCTATCCATCAGTTGGTTTATCTGCTGTTGTAACAGAGTTATTATCTCCAAATTTAAAGGCAAGCATTAAACCTACTCTTGGTTATTTAAAAGTGAGAGCATCTTACACAGATGTAGCTTCTCCATTAACTAAAACAGGGATCACAAAAGGTACCGTTACTAGAAAAATCAATGGAGGTAGTATCGATGCCTTTGAGTTTTATCCATTAAGCGAATACTCAAAACAAACTACCCGCTCATGGGAGGTAGGTATGGATGCTAAAATGTTCAACAACGCTCTTTCGTTGGGGGTAACATTATACAAGTCCAATACTCTTGATCAGCTAATCAGTGCATCGCTATCTGGAACTTCTGGGTATAAATTCATGTACTACCAATCTGGTAATCTTGAAAACAAAGGTATAGAAGCAACGCTCGGATTTAACAAAAGAATCACCAAAGATTTGAAATACAACACGACCGTTACTGCAACAGCAAACCGCAACAAGATTGTAGCCTTAGGAGGAGATATTAAAAACCCTGTAAATGGGCAAACTATTCCAATCAAGAGCATCCAATTAGGACGATATATTCTTGAGGAAGGAGGCTCATTCGGAGATGTTTATGGTTTTGAGCAAATTAAAAGAGACCAAGATGGGTACTTTGAATACAATCCTGGAGGAGGCTTAGTAACAGAAAAAGTAAAACCATTTAAACTTGGTAGCATAAATCCTGATTGGAATCTTGGGTGGAGCCACTCATTCGACTACAAAGGATTTAATTTATACCTCTTATTCAATGCTCGCCTTGGAGGTATTGTTATTTCCAAAACTCAAGCAGCACTTGACAAATATGGCGTTTCTAAAAGATCTGCAGAGTCAAGAGATGCAAATGGGGTAGAGCTTGGAAACATCCTAGTTGATCCTAGAACATTCTATGATGTTGTCTACAATCTAGACTCTTACAACACATATAGTGCAACCAATGTTAGACTACAACAAGCAAGCATAGGCTATACATTTAATAAAGAGCTACTAGGCGGAAACATCAAAAATTTAAGCTTATCTATCATAGGAACAAACCTTTGGATGATATATAACAAAGCACCATACGACCCTGAATTAACGGCGTCAACTGGATATTTAGGACAAGGATTTGATTACTTCATGCTCCCAAGTTTAAGAAACATAGGAGTTAGTTTAAAATTCGGATTATAA
- a CDS encoding T9SS type B sorting domain-containing protein → MKVKGLGFLLCFYFMWGYGQNCLSLEVESDNAYLKNNQWVIDDCGSGCKDLKAIYTPVYNTNTYEVKPGKYAEINIEKDTRIAVLPDRYSKKVKLPFKFELYGEVKDEIVFGENGVISFDPKWEEQYCPQFPSQKINASDKGSLLTHTIFGAMQDLSFPESNSKSGIYYRVEGKFPCRKFVVTYFEAYQFGCEQTSTFQIILEELTNKIYINIKNKPQQCGVAGKKTALGIRGAGRTEGIAPRGRDTGVWSAKEEAWVFLPSGEETSEVKWKFADKQYDGSSLKICKDKALPKYFITSVVYKVGGKEYYKNERKINILIDNKIPILKQKAIEKSFCFTEKKTNLMDLAKGFLHNDVSNFDIAFYERSNYTAQINNPENYTLMGDKKLYVKIVNKTNSDCFQTAVLTIKHAKVDIESTNITLSNTSNTTKDNFALVYLKNLIFNYIDSKIKIEYFESKDDAKSGRNAIRNVEMKDGERKTIWAKLSLNDACENVEPYAINLIMKPSLKVNDIDQALQLPKLCDNGNDGKENYDILSFMRAEAAEVKTNASDKIVGVYSNFVNAKYGNGPLNRIDKDIIENNKGYLYVKVQSVDGRVGIAKVRVKANFSQVEIDKNYTKNIHFNDSMVNSSYTLDLNAIKNQLIKDSKYQERELEIKYYDNASNANSGNDKVIATTAHVKYKSVQDFSQTYYIRFQLKNQECYTVTNVRVNFYNPRIEKKEIYACASQADQELVTFADYTNEIMGGESKAKKYQISYIFNGTEITQKTFSINQPETIQVKVSQTINNEKFSNIYPVKFILSRPPQVKEKTDIVIKEKQCFNAFYDEDGNEVIGAEIAFDEAFKKKITSNLSNVEFEFYKKYENGNLSEPITDGSVFAEAKHTLLYAKVTDSKSGCFAISKLDVAVEFFPKVVLDRSQNIKIESCTPDGSGGIFNYDDIQEKLFKRAEHPDWKVQYFLSKNEAINSEYPEQNTIGVKFQDPIKTVYARVENPHGCFAIAEADLYSFYPPKLEAGKVYELCDSNFDQKVKIDLEKLKTLIFADDNETGVIFHYYASQADLDAQINEILVNNEFEIGNLPEKIFVRSQRKGLPCYSQQTISLNLKKSETLVAKTIRECEREAGIATFNLKENQIPNMSYKFYRTVEDLQNDRNEIINTEAYESADTEIFAKVQVENACPALQVFNLEVKERPKFSFDEITFCKGGQTSEIVPNIVNKTPDLTFKWYNPKGEVIGTSETIIGINQVGTYALEITNANGCATKVPFEVKNSPKPKVDKIIIENDKIIVFTTKSEYQVEYSIDGGKWQNSNIFEKQEKGKHTIYARYKKYKCAEDRQVLVLKPYNIITPNGDGINDVWEIKDLDVFGQQSAKLRIFDRYGVLLYEQVGSFQFKWDGKKNGQKLPTTDYYYILDLPDGRTYKGNITIKNY, encoded by the coding sequence ATGAAAGTTAAAGGTTTAGGTTTTTTATTATGTTTTTATTTCATGTGGGGCTATGGGCAAAATTGTCTCTCGCTTGAGGTGGAAAGTGATAATGCTTATTTGAAAAACAATCAATGGGTGATAGATGATTGTGGGAGTGGTTGTAAGGATTTGAAAGCAATATATACTCCTGTTTACAACACAAATACTTATGAAGTGAAGCCGGGGAAATACGCGGAGATAAATATAGAAAAAGATACTCGCATAGCTGTTTTGCCTGATCGATATTCAAAAAAAGTTAAGCTACCGTTTAAGTTCGAACTCTATGGAGAGGTGAAAGACGAAATAGTTTTTGGTGAAAATGGTGTCATCTCTTTTGATCCTAAGTGGGAGGAACAATATTGCCCTCAATTTCCTTCACAAAAAATAAACGCAAGCGACAAAGGTTCTCTATTGACTCATACAATCTTCGGAGCAATGCAAGATTTGTCATTTCCTGAATCAAATTCAAAATCGGGAATTTATTATAGAGTCGAGGGTAAATTTCCTTGTCGCAAATTTGTAGTAACATATTTCGAAGCCTATCAATTTGGCTGTGAACAAACATCTACATTTCAAATAATTTTAGAGGAGTTAACTAATAAAATTTATATAAACATCAAAAATAAACCTCAGCAATGTGGTGTGGCGGGCAAAAAAACAGCCCTAGGAATTCGTGGTGCAGGAAGAACGGAGGGAATTGCACCCCGTGGTAGAGATACAGGCGTTTGGAGTGCAAAAGAAGAGGCTTGGGTGTTTCTGCCCTCTGGTGAAGAAACTTCCGAGGTGAAATGGAAATTTGCAGATAAACAGTATGATGGAAGCTCGTTAAAAATATGTAAAGATAAAGCATTGCCTAAATATTTTATAACCAGTGTGGTGTATAAGGTAGGAGGTAAAGAATACTACAAAAATGAGCGTAAAATCAATATTTTAATTGATAATAAAATTCCGATTCTCAAACAAAAAGCAATAGAGAAAAGTTTCTGTTTTACAGAGAAAAAAACAAATTTAATGGATTTAGCCAAGGGTTTTTTGCATAACGATGTCTCAAACTTTGATATCGCTTTCTACGAAAGAAGCAATTACACGGCTCAAATAAATAATCCAGAAAATTATACGCTCATGGGCGATAAAAAATTATATGTGAAAATTGTGAATAAAACGAATTCAGATTGTTTTCAAACGGCTGTTTTAACTATAAAACATGCCAAAGTGGATATAGAATCAACCAATATTACACTTAGCAATACAAGCAATACTACAAAGGATAATTTCGCATTAGTGTATCTGAAAAATTTAATTTTCAATTATATAGATTCCAAAATTAAAATTGAATATTTTGAATCAAAAGACGATGCCAAATCAGGAAGGAATGCAATAAGAAATGTGGAGATGAAAGATGGCGAAAGAAAAACCATTTGGGCTAAACTAAGTTTAAATGATGCTTGTGAGAATGTAGAGCCTTATGCGATAAATTTAATCATGAAACCATCTTTAAAAGTGAATGACATAGATCAAGCCTTGCAATTGCCAAAACTGTGCGATAATGGAAATGATGGGAAAGAAAATTATGATATATTGAGTTTTATGAGAGCCGAGGCTGCTGAGGTAAAAACCAATGCTTCAGATAAAATAGTAGGTGTTTACTCTAACTTTGTCAATGCCAAATATGGTAATGGTCCACTCAATAGAATAGATAAGGATATTATAGAAAACAATAAAGGCTACTTGTATGTGAAAGTGCAGTCTGTCGATGGTAGAGTGGGAATAGCTAAGGTGAGAGTGAAGGCAAACTTTAGTCAAGTAGAAATTGATAAAAATTATACTAAAAATATTCATTTCAATGATTCGATGGTAAATAGTAGCTATACACTAGATCTGAATGCCATAAAAAATCAATTAATTAAAGATTCAAAATATCAAGAAAGAGAGCTAGAGATTAAATATTACGATAATGCTAGTAATGCCAATAGTGGAAACGATAAAGTGATTGCAACTACTGCTCATGTTAAGTACAAAAGTGTACAAGACTTTAGCCAGACATATTACATAAGATTTCAGCTAAAAAATCAAGAATGCTATACAGTGACAAATGTGCGTGTGAACTTCTACAATCCAAGGATTGAGAAAAAAGAAATTTATGCCTGTGCATCGCAAGCGGATCAGGAGTTAGTGACTTTTGCAGATTACACCAATGAGATTATGGGCGGGGAAAGTAAGGCTAAAAAATATCAAATTAGCTATATTTTCAACGGAACAGAAATCACTCAAAAAACATTTAGCATTAATCAGCCAGAAACCATTCAAGTAAAAGTTTCTCAAACTATAAATAATGAAAAATTCAGCAATATTTATCCTGTTAAATTCATTTTGTCGAGGCCACCGCAAGTCAAAGAAAAAACAGATATTGTAATCAAAGAAAAACAATGTTTTAATGCATTTTACGATGAAGACGGAAATGAAGTAATTGGTGCTGAAATTGCATTTGATGAGGCATTCAAGAAAAAAATCACAAGTAATCTCTCTAATGTAGAATTTGAATTTTACAAAAAATACGAAAATGGTAATTTATCTGAGCCAATTACAGATGGAAGTGTTTTTGCCGAAGCTAAACACACCCTTCTGTATGCCAAAGTTACAGATTCCAAATCGGGATGTTTTGCTATATCAAAACTAGATGTAGCTGTGGAGTTTTTCCCAAAAGTTGTTTTAGACAGAAGCCAGAACATCAAGATAGAATCTTGTACGCCAGATGGTAGTGGCGGTATTTTTAATTACGACGATATTCAAGAAAAATTATTCAAAAGAGCCGAGCACCCAGACTGGAAAGTGCAATATTTCTTGTCTAAAAACGAAGCTATCAATAGCGAATATCCAGAACAAAATACCATAGGCGTTAAGTTTCAAGACCCAATCAAAACAGTATATGCTCGTGTGGAAAATCCACATGGATGTTTTGCCATAGCAGAGGCTGATTTGTATTCATTCTATCCGCCGAAATTAGAGGCAGGAAAAGTGTATGAGTTGTGTGATTCGAATTTTGACCAAAAGGTGAAAATAGATTTAGAAAAACTAAAAACTTTAATATTTGCAGATGATAACGAAACAGGGGTGATATTCCATTATTATGCATCTCAAGCAGATTTAGACGCTCAGATTAACGAGATTTTAGTGAATAATGAATTTGAAATAGGCAACTTGCCTGAGAAAATTTTCGTCCGTTCTCAGCGAAAAGGTTTGCCTTGCTATTCTCAACAAACGATCTCTTTAAATCTTAAAAAATCTGAAACGTTAGTGGCTAAAACGATTAGAGAGTGTGAGCGAGAAGCAGGAATTGCAACATTTAATTTAAAAGAAAATCAAATTCCAAATATGTCTTACAAATTCTATCGAACTGTGGAAGATTTGCAGAACGATAGAAATGAGATTATAAATACTGAAGCCTACGAATCTGCAGATACAGAGATTTTTGCTAAAGTTCAGGTAGAAAATGCTTGTCCTGCATTGCAAGTATTTAATTTGGAAGTTAAGGAAAGGCCTAAATTTAGTTTTGATGAAATTACATTCTGTAAAGGCGGACAAACCTCAGAGATTGTACCAAATATTGTGAACAAAACTCCGGATTTAACTTTTAAATGGTACAATCCAAAAGGTGAAGTAATTGGAACAAGCGAAACCATCATCGGAATCAATCAAGTAGGCACTTATGCACTTGAAATCACCAATGCCAATGGATGTGCTACAAAAGTCCCGTTTGAGGTAAAAAACTCACCAAAACCTAAAGTAGACAAAATAATCATAGAAAATGATAAAATAATCGTTTTTACAACGAAGTCAGAATATCAAGTAGAATATTCCATAGATGGAGGGAAGTGGCAAAATTCGAACATTTTTGAGAAACAAGAAAAGGGAAAACACACCATTTATGCTCGTTACAAAAAATATAAATGTGCGGAGGATAGACAAGTGCTTGTGCTTAAGCCTTATAATATAATTACGCCAAATGGAGATGGAATTAATGATGTATGGGAAATAAAAGACTTGGATGTGTTTGGCCAGCAAAGTGCTAAACTTAGAATTTTCGACCGATATGGGGTCTTATTGTATGAGCAGGTGGGCTCGTTTCAGTTTAAGTGGGATGGTAAAAAGAATGGTCAAAAACTCCCAACTACGGATTATTATTATATCTTAGATTTACCAGATGGAAGAACATACAAAGGAAATATCACAATAAAAAATTATTAA
- a CDS encoding IS982 family transposase, protein MINYHKITDIFCIVDDFCNDFEKFTQPFLLGKPPKKKPKMSNAEVITIMILFHLSGFRTFKHFYIYYVQKHMQQEFPQTVSYNRFTELMQSNIMALTMFAKTCALGSCTGISFVDSTPIRVCGNKRIKRNKVFKDLATTGKSTMGWFHGFKLHLVINDKGEILSFCVTQANVDDREPLKNEGFLKQIFGKLFGDKGYISEKLNQLLFVDGIQLITNIRNNMKNSLMTMSDKILLRKRSIIETVNDELKNICQIEHSRHRSIGNFMTNLVAGIIAYHFLPKKPSLKYESLKTNQLAVFY, encoded by the coding sequence ATGATTAATTACCACAAAATTACGGATATTTTTTGTATTGTTGATGACTTTTGTAATGATTTTGAAAAATTCACTCAACCTTTTCTTCTCGGAAAGCCTCCCAAAAAGAAACCCAAAATGAGTAACGCTGAAGTAATCACCATAATGATTCTTTTTCATCTAAGTGGCTTTAGAACTTTTAAGCATTTTTACATTTACTATGTTCAAAAGCATATGCAACAGGAATTTCCTCAAACGGTCTCTTATAACCGATTCACAGAACTTATGCAATCCAATATCATGGCTCTTACCATGTTTGCAAAAACCTGTGCTTTAGGAAGTTGTACAGGGATTTCTTTTGTGGATAGTACGCCAATAAGAGTATGTGGAAACAAAAGAATTAAACGCAACAAAGTATTCAAAGACCTAGCTACAACGGGGAAATCTACTATGGGTTGGTTTCATGGATTTAAACTCCATTTGGTCATTAATGATAAAGGCGAGATATTGAGTTTTTGCGTAACGCAGGCGAATGTAGACGATAGAGAACCACTGAAAAATGAAGGCTTTTTGAAGCAAATTTTTGGTAAACTGTTTGGGGACAAAGGTTACATCTCTGAAAAGTTGAATCAATTACTCTTTGTGGATGGTATTCAACTGATTACCAACATCCGAAACAACATGAAAAACTCTCTTATGACTATGTCTGACAAAATTTTGCTTAGAAAGCGCTCCATCATAGAGACAGTGAATGACGAGCTAAAAAACATTTGCCAAATTGAGCACTCCAGGCATCGTTCAATAGGAAATTTTATGACCAACTTAGTGGCAGGGATTATTGCCTATCACTTTCTTCCTAAAAAACCATCATTAAAATATGAATCTCTGAAAACTAATCAATTAGCTGTGTTTTATTAA
- a CDS encoding BT0820 family HAD-type phosphatase encodes MTKSKLIAIDFDGTIVDDAYPAVGRAKFFAFETLKKLQADGHRLILWTYRHGKELEEAVNFCKENGVEFYAVNNSFEGENFNPEKASRKLNADIFIDDRNLGGFPGWGEVYKIINEKIQFNIEEHGAHKPKKKKGWFSF; translated from the coding sequence ATGACGAAAAGTAAATTAATCGCCATAGACTTCGACGGAACTATCGTAGACGATGCATACCCAGCAGTAGGGCGTGCCAAATTCTTTGCCTTTGAAACTTTGAAAAAACTCCAAGCCGATGGGCACCGCTTAATCCTCTGGACCTATCGCCACGGTAAAGAATTGGAGGAGGCAGTGAACTTCTGCAAAGAAAACGGCGTGGAATTCTATGCCGTGAACAATAGCTTCGAGGGCGAAAACTTTAACCCCGAAAAAGCCAGCCGAAAACTAAACGCCGATATCTTTATAGATGATAGAAACCTCGGCGGGTTCCCAGGGTGGGGCGAAGTCTATAAGATTATAAACGAGAAAATCCAATTCAACATAGAGGAGCACGGAGCCCATAAGCCTAAAAAGAAAAAAGGCTGGTTTAGCTTCTGA
- the map gene encoding type I methionyl aminopeptidase — MIFLKSAEELELMYQSAQLVSKTLGEIAKIIKPGITTQQINDLGDEFIRDNGGYPAFLGMYDFPKSLCISPNEQVVHGIPNDKPLQEGDIVSVDCGVYMNDYYGDHAYTFAIGEVDDETQKLLKITKESLYEGIRACRKGNRVGDIGHAIQHYCEREGYGVVRELVGHGLGRKMHEDPQVPNYGRRGTGKAIKDGLVLAIEPMINMGTRRVKFHKDGWTVTTRDNKYSAHFEHDVAVVNGEPKLLSTFQYIYDALGIESDEEQEFLFK, encoded by the coding sequence ATGATTTTCTTAAAAAGTGCAGAAGAATTAGAGCTAATGTACCAAAGCGCACAGCTAGTCTCTAAAACCTTAGGCGAAATAGCTAAAATTATAAAACCAGGAATCACAACGCAACAAATCAATGATTTAGGCGATGAATTCATTAGAGACAATGGAGGCTACCCAGCCTTCCTCGGAATGTATGATTTCCCTAAATCACTCTGTATCTCGCCCAATGAGCAAGTAGTGCACGGCATACCCAATGATAAGCCCTTGCAGGAGGGAGACATCGTTTCAGTAGATTGCGGCGTGTATATGAACGACTATTATGGCGACCACGCCTATACCTTTGCCATAGGCGAGGTAGATGATGAAACCCAAAAACTCCTGAAAATAACCAAAGAAAGCCTATACGAGGGCATACGCGCCTGCCGAAAAGGAAACCGCGTGGGCGATATAGGCCACGCCATTCAGCACTACTGCGAGCGCGAGGGCTATGGCGTGGTGCGCGAGCTAGTAGGGCACGGGCTAGGGCGAAAAATGCACGAAGACCCGCAGGTACCAAACTACGGCCGCCGTGGTACAGGAAAAGCCATTAAAGACGGCCTAGTGCTAGCCATAGAACCTATGATAAATATGGGAACAAGGCGCGTGAAATTCCATAAAGATGGCTGGACAGTTACCACGCGAGACAATAAATACTCCGCACACTTTGAGCACGATGTAGCCGTTGTAAATGGTGAGCCGAAGCTACTTTCAACATTCCAGTATATTTACGACGCGCTTGGCATTGAATCAGACGAAGAACAAGAATTTTTATTTAAATAA
- a CDS encoding class I SAM-dependent methyltransferase yields the protein MLNTLAKKILNLVPRPWLIRMSYLARPVLSVLYKGTKFQDPIDGKKYRKLLPYGYHTTRENALAPGSLSLERHRLMWLYLQHETNFFKQKNLKVLHIAPEQCFYSRFKKQKNLEYTTLDLESPIADIKADICNMPLPDNHFDVVFCNHVLEHIPEDSKAMQELHRVMKAGGWGIFQVPIKPDLATTYEDFSITTPEERQKHFGQYDHVRWYGADYFDRLKKAGFKIINQEFVLKFTPDEIKYFALAPQEPLPVVYKPARD from the coding sequence ATGCTCAATACTTTAGCTAAAAAAATACTGAATTTGGTGCCGCGTCCATGGTTGATTCGCATGAGTTATCTCGCACGTCCTGTTTTGAGTGTTTTGTACAAAGGAACTAAGTTTCAAGACCCAATCGATGGCAAAAAATACCGAAAATTGTTGCCTTATGGCTACCATACAACGAGGGAAAATGCACTAGCACCAGGGAGCTTGTCGCTTGAGCGTCATCGATTGATGTGGCTATATCTTCAGCACGAAACGAATTTTTTTAAGCAAAAGAATTTAAAAGTGCTACACATTGCACCAGAGCAATGCTTTTATTCACGATTTAAAAAGCAAAAAAATCTTGAATACACCACACTGGATTTAGAGTCTCCCATTGCAGACATTAAGGCAGATATCTGCAATATGCCGTTGCCAGATAATCATTTTGATGTCGTTTTTTGTAACCATGTTCTAGAGCATATCCCAGAGGATTCCAAGGCGATGCAGGAGCTTCATCGTGTGATGAAGGCTGGGGGCTGGGGCATTTTTCAGGTGCCTATAAAGCCCGATTTGGCCACCACTTACGAGGATTTTAGCATCACTACACCAGAGGAGCGCCAGAAACATTTTGGGCAATATGACCATGTGCGCTGGTATGGCGCAGATTATTTTGATCGGCTAAAAAAAGCGGGTTTTAAAATAATAAATCAAGAGTTTGTTTTAAAATTTACGCCAGACGAAATCAAGTATTTTGCTCTTGCCCCTCAGGAACCTCTGCCAGTGGTGTATAAGCCTGCCCGTGATTGA